The following coding sequences lie in one Synechococcus sp. CC9902 genomic window:
- a CDS encoding peroxiredoxin, which yields MHRRELLIQTGLLLTAWSLKPSRASALGGVVLETGNTAPAFSLPGSSRSQPDQSNWSLQDFKGRWVAVYFYPRDFTGGCTIEARGFETLHSDYLAANAEVVGISADSVDDHESFCESEGLSFPLLSDPDGTVSKAYGSWMAPYSLRHTFLIDPDGVLQQRWVAVRPSGHAQEVLDFLTNLQNKTSV from the coding sequence GTGCACCGGCGAGAACTTCTGATTCAAACCGGCCTACTGCTTACAGCTTGGTCTCTTAAACCCTCAAGAGCATCCGCTCTTGGGGGTGTTGTTTTGGAAACAGGCAACACAGCTCCAGCTTTCAGCTTGCCCGGTTCCAGCCGTTCACAACCCGACCAGAGCAACTGGTCTCTACAGGATTTCAAGGGCCGTTGGGTTGCTGTTTATTTTTACCCCAGAGACTTCACCGGCGGCTGCACAATCGAAGCGCGTGGATTCGAGACTCTTCACTCCGATTATTTAGCGGCAAACGCAGAAGTGGTGGGGATCAGCGCCGACAGCGTGGATGATCACGAGTCCTTCTGTGAAAGCGAAGGCCTTAGTTTCCCCCTCCTGTCGGATCCGGACGGAACAGTCAGCAAGGCTTATGGCTCATGGATGGCTCCCTATTCTTTGCGACACACGTTTTTGATTGATCCTGATGGGGTTCTGCAGCAACGGTGGGTAGCCGTGCGTCCTAGTGGCCACGCCCAGGAAGTCCTTGATTTTCTAACGAATCTGCAAAACAAGACTTCTGTTTGA
- the rpmB gene encoding 50S ribosomal protein L28 has translation MSRVCQLTGTRANNGMAVSHSHIRTKKLQQANLQQRRLWWAEGNRWIKLRVTTRALKTIQKKGLGPYAKSLGINLAKL, from the coding sequence ATGTCTCGGGTGTGTCAGCTCACAGGTACTCGCGCCAACAACGGCATGGCCGTGAGCCATTCCCACATCCGCACCAAGAAGTTGCAGCAAGCCAATCTGCAGCAACGTCGCCTTTGGTGGGCTGAAGGGAATCGTTGGATCAAATTGCGCGTCACCACCCGTGCTTTGAAGACGATTCAAAAAAAGGGATTGGGTCCCTATGCCAAGTCTTTGGGCATTAACCTGGCCAAACTCTGA
- the htpG gene encoding molecular chaperone HtpG: MAVLDEQGQIQIHTENIFPIIKKAVYSGHEVFLRELVSNGVDAISKRRMAAMAGDCSEGDDGAIKIHVDREAKTLTISDNGIGMTADEVKRYINQVAFSSAEDFLEKYKQEDDAIIGHFGLGFYSSFMVADRVELITQSAKPDQEPVCWSCDGSPNFNLTGGERSEPGTDVVLHLMEEEMEYLEPARIRTLINTYCDFMSVPVQLEGETINKMEAPWRKSSRDLSDQDYIDLYNYLYPFQGDPLLWVHLNTDYPYNLQGILFFPKQTGRADWEKGEIKLYCNQVFVSDSIKEVVPRYLLPLRGVIDSPDIPLNVSRSALQTDRRVRSIGNFVAKKVSDRLRSLKKDDPKAYAEAWDSLAPFVKIGAMEDEKFADQVSELILFGTTTNANEQDGDDPIEANGKSFTTLEGYRSRLSEEHSKRILYSTDDVSQAGALNLWTAQGAEVLKLETVIDTQFIPWLEYRHEELKFQRVDAELDESLKEEDPELADQDGTTDSERLRSLIKDALNNEKVTVQVQALKAEGAPPAMILLPEQMRRLNDMGALMEQRLPGLPDHHVLLVNRRHPLVEGLLKLQSGSVLVGNSESSPTLSLSENLARHLYDMARLGVGGLEPNELAGFQTRSAELMGTLMQRGL; this comes from the coding sequence ATGGCGGTGTTGGACGAACAGGGTCAAATTCAGATCCACACCGAAAACATCTTCCCGATCATTAAAAAGGCCGTTTACTCCGGCCATGAGGTATTTCTCAGGGAACTTGTCAGCAATGGTGTTGATGCCATCAGCAAGCGAAGAATGGCTGCCATGGCTGGCGATTGTTCAGAGGGAGACGATGGAGCCATCAAGATTCACGTGGATCGCGAAGCCAAAACCCTCACCATTTCTGACAACGGCATCGGCATGACCGCCGATGAGGTGAAGCGCTACATCAACCAGGTGGCCTTCTCCAGCGCTGAGGATTTTTTAGAGAAATACAAGCAAGAGGACGACGCGATCATCGGCCACTTCGGCCTTGGCTTTTACTCAAGCTTCATGGTGGCTGACCGCGTCGAGTTGATCACGCAGTCGGCTAAACCCGATCAGGAGCCTGTTTGTTGGAGCTGCGATGGGTCGCCCAATTTCAACTTAACGGGGGGTGAACGTAGCGAGCCTGGAACCGATGTTGTTCTCCATCTCATGGAAGAAGAGATGGAATATCTTGAGCCCGCAAGGATTCGCACCTTGATCAACACCTACTGCGACTTTATGTCGGTTCCAGTGCAACTGGAGGGTGAAACAATCAACAAAATGGAAGCCCCTTGGCGGAAGAGCTCTAGAGATTTAAGTGATCAAGATTACATCGATCTTTATAACTATCTGTATCCATTCCAAGGCGATCCGCTCCTTTGGGTACATCTAAATACCGACTACCCATATAATTTGCAAGGTATTTTATTCTTTCCCAAACAGACAGGACGGGCTGATTGGGAGAAGGGAGAAATCAAGTTGTACTGCAACCAAGTGTTTGTTAGCGATTCAATCAAAGAGGTCGTACCTCGCTACCTTCTGCCGCTAAGGGGAGTGATTGATTCTCCGGATATCCCTCTCAATGTGAGCAGAAGTGCCTTGCAAACGGATCGGCGGGTTCGCTCGATCGGAAATTTTGTCGCCAAGAAAGTTTCTGATCGCTTGCGGTCACTCAAAAAAGATGATCCCAAAGCTTACGCCGAAGCCTGGGATTCGCTCGCACCATTTGTAAAAATCGGTGCAATGGAAGATGAAAAGTTTGCCGATCAAGTGTCTGAATTGATTCTATTCGGAACAACGACGAATGCAAATGAGCAGGACGGAGATGACCCCATCGAAGCCAATGGCAAATCGTTCACCACACTGGAGGGATACCGAAGCCGGTTGAGCGAAGAACACAGCAAACGAATTCTTTACAGCACAGACGATGTTTCCCAAGCAGGGGCACTCAATCTTTGGACAGCGCAGGGAGCAGAGGTGCTGAAACTCGAAACGGTGATTGATACACAGTTCATCCCATGGCTGGAATACCGCCATGAGGAACTCAAGTTCCAACGTGTGGATGCAGAGCTGGATGAAAGCCTCAAGGAAGAAGACCCTGAATTGGCTGATCAAGACGGAACCACCGACTCAGAACGGCTGCGCAGCTTGATCAAAGACGCGCTCAACAACGAGAAGGTGACCGTGCAGGTGCAAGCGCTTAAGGCGGAAGGAGCACCACCGGCGATGATTTTGCTTCCCGAGCAAATGCGCCGCCTCAACGATATGGGCGCATTAATGGAACAACGGCTACCTGGATTGCCCGATCATCACGTGTTGCTGGTGAATCGGCGACACCCTTTGGTGGAAGGGTTGCTCAAGTTGCAATCGGGCAGTGTTTTGGTGGGCAACAGCGAGAGCTCTCCAACCCTCAGCCTGTCGGAAAACCTCGCCCGTCATCTTTATGACATGGCACGTCTTGGCGTGGGCGGACTCGAGCCCAACGAACTTGCTGGCTTTCAAACCCGAAGCGCTGAACTGATGGGAACCCTGATGCAACGAGGCCTTTAG
- a CDS encoding ferric reductase-like transmembrane domain-containing protein — translation MTLQGWRITTLVTCLIVVGLVINFGLAGWNAPAITHAIDATGRSSLILFAIAFTASSVVSVWPSSLSRWSLRNRRWIGLSFASSHFIHLGLIISMTVFFPDPFVRDQSMAQWVFGGLAYGFVLLMALTSTDQAQRWMGMKTWKRLHFVGSHWIWTLFLLTYLKHVKQGPMWFYLPFLVFTLALIPIRYAKHTPPKAPIGASM, via the coding sequence GTGACATTGCAGGGTTGGCGGATTACGACCTTGGTGACTTGTCTCATTGTCGTTGGCTTGGTGATCAACTTTGGGCTGGCGGGGTGGAATGCACCGGCGATCACCCATGCGATCGATGCCACGGGGCGGAGTTCCCTCATCCTTTTTGCGATTGCTTTTACGGCCTCCAGCGTTGTAAGTGTTTGGCCGTCTTCTCTCTCTCGTTGGTCGCTGCGAAATCGGCGTTGGATCGGTCTCAGTTTCGCTTCATCCCATTTCATCCATCTCGGTCTGATCATCTCGATGACCGTTTTCTTTCCGGATCCATTTGTGCGTGATCAGTCCATGGCTCAGTGGGTGTTTGGTGGACTTGCCTATGGGTTTGTGTTGTTAATGGCACTTACCTCAACCGATCAGGCTCAGCGTTGGATGGGGATGAAGACCTGGAAACGTCTTCACTTTGTTGGAAGCCATTGGATCTGGACGCTCTTCTTGCTCACTTATTTGAAACATGTGAAGCAAGGCCCCATGTGGTTTTATCTGCCCTTCTTGGTGTTCACCTTGGCGTTGATTCCAATTCGATATGCGAAACACACACCTCCAAAAGCTCCCATCGGAGCATCGATGTGA
- a CDS encoding indolepyruvate ferredoxin oxidoreductase subunit alpha — protein sequence MAHTIVSEVCEGIADCVDACPVACIDQGSGKNSKGTDFYVINFDTCIDCGICLQVCPVEGAILAEERPDLQKAG from the coding sequence ATGGCCCACACCATCGTTTCTGAGGTGTGCGAAGGCATCGCCGATTGCGTTGATGCATGCCCAGTGGCCTGTATCGACCAAGGCAGCGGTAAAAACAGCAAGGGCACCGATTTTTACGTGATCAATTTCGACACCTGTATCGATTGCGGGATCTGCCTACAGGTGTGCCCCGTTGAAGGCGCGATCCTGGCCGAAGAGCGGCCAGATCTTCAAAAAGCCGGCTGA